The Corynebacterium mycetoides genome includes the window CGTCGCCGGGCCGAGGACACGAACGTCGTGCCCCTGCGCGCGGAACACACGCGCCAGGTCAAGGACGTGGGCTTGAACTCCCCCCGGCGCATCGAAGGAGTACGGGCACACCATACCAATGCGCACGGGCACTCACCGCAGCTCCCGGCGGCGGGAGCGCTTCGGCTTATCCACCGGCCACATCGGCTGCAGCATGTGCCAGTCTGCGGGATGCTCGGCGATGTTGGCGGCGAAGCGGTCGGCCAATCGCTGCGTGGTCTCCGCCACGTCCGTCACCTCGATGGGGGATTCGGCCTTCAGCCCCCACGCCGGGTCCCGGTCCGTGCCCTCGAACCAGGAATGCACGGGCAAAAGCGCGGCGCCGGTATCAATCGCAAGTTTTGCGGGGCCCGCCGGCATCGTGGTCTCCTCCCCGAAAAACATCACCGGCACCCCGGACGAGGTCAGGTCGCGCTCACCCATCAGGCAGACGATCCCGCCCGATTCCAGCACCTCGCGCAGCCGCTCGTACGGCGCCTCCCGCCCGCCGGTCAGGGGCAGGACCTCGAAACCCAGGGATTCCCGGTAGCGCACGAACGCGTCGAACAGGGACTCGGGCTTGAGGCGCTCCGCGACGGTGGCGAAGGTGCCGTAGTTCTGCACCAGCCACATGCCCGCCATGTCCCAGTTGCCCGAGTGCGGCAACGCCAGGATTACGCCCTTGCCCTGCCCGTACGCGCGCTCGAGGTGCTCCAAGCCCTCGATGCCCTCCCGGATCCGTTCGACAACCTCCGGGTCCCCGGCGAGTGTCGGCAGCCGGAACGCCTCCTTCCAGTACCGTGCGTACGAGCGTACCGATGCCCGGACGAGGTCCTGGTCGACGTTTTCCACGCCCACCACGCGCGCGAGGTTGCGCCGCAGCATCTCCATGCCCTTGCCTTTGTCCGACGCCCAGTCCGCGCCCAGGCTAAAGAGGGTATCGGCCACGCGCCCCGGCAGGCGGCCGATAATTTTCCAGGCGGCGATGTACGCCGCAGCGGTCATCTGCTCCCTGAAGAATTCGTTGCGCGTCACCGCGGCGCTCCTTCCGGGGGCGCCATGCGGTCGTGGGCGTGGGGATCACGGGCGGCAAGCACCAGGCGCTGGACCACGGTGATGCCGGATCCCACCAGGAGAACCCACATCGCCCCAGCCAGCGCGCCGGACACGCCAGCACCCTCCAGCACCAAACCCACGCAGGCGGCGATGAGCCGCTCGGGGCGCTCGATAAGCCCGCCGACGATACGCAGCCCCCCGGCTTCGCCGCGGGCCTTGATGTAGCTGGTCACCTGCGCGAGCACCAGCACCGCCAGCGTCACCGCGACGGTCACCGACGGGGCGCCGTCGACGTAGATGAACCACAGCGCGATGGCGCCGAAGAGCGCTCCGTCGGTGATCCGGTCGCAGCTCGCGTCCAGCGTCGCCCCGAACGCCGTTCCCCCGCCGCCCAGCCGCGCCATCGTGCCGTCGACCATGTCGAACGCCGCGAAAAACGCCGATAGCAGCGCCGCCCACACCAGGTGGTCGAGCGGGATGAGCACCACGGACACGAGGACCGTCGCCACGGTGCCCACCAACGTCGTCACATTGGGGGTCAACCCCGCGCGCAGGAGACCCCGCGCGACGGGCTCCACTACTACCGCCGCCGGTTCGCGGCCGTGCACACTAAGCATCGGTGCCTCCTCCGTTTTCCGGGGTGCCGGGCCAGGCGTCGGCAAGCAATTTCCGCGTGTCCTTGAGCAGCTGCGGCAGGACCTTGGCACCCCCGATGACCGTCATGAAGTTGGCGTCGCCCGCCCAGCGCGGCACAACGTGCAGGTGCAGGTGGTCACCGACGGACCCGCCCGAGGCCTTGCCCAGGTTGAGCCCGACGTTGATCGCCTCCGGGTGCGAGACGGCTTTGAGGGTGCGGACCGCCTTCTGCGCGAACTCCATGAGCTCGCGCGACTCCTGATCCGTGAGGTTCTCCAGTTCCGCGACCTTGCGGTACGGCACGACCATGAGGTGGCCGGAGTTGTAGGGGTAGAGGTTGAGCAGGGCGTACACCGTCTCACCGCGGGCGACGATCAACCCGTCCTCGTCACTGCCCTGCGGCGCGGCCACGAACGGGTCCTGGAAGCGGTCGCCGTCCACGGCCTCGGTGATGTACGACGACCGGTAGGGCGCCCACAGCCTCTCCAGACGGTCCGGGGTGCCTACGCCGGAGTCCACGTGCGGCTCGCCGTTATCCCCTGCGCGCTGCAACGGATTCCTCGCTCGGCTGCTCGTTGATGTGCTCGTCCACCCATGCGCTGATGATGTCCACCGCCTCAGCCACGGGCACCCCGTTGATCTGGCTGCCGTCGAGGAAGCGGAAGCTCACCGCGTCCGCCTCCACGTCGCGCGCGCCGGCGAGCAGCATGAACGGAACCTTGGACGTGGTGTGGTTGCGGATCTTCTTCTGCATCCGGTCATCCGAGTGGTCCACCTCCGCGCGGATCCCGCGGGCACGCAGCCGCTGGGTCACCGCGTCGAGGTGGGGGGCGAAGTCGTCCGCGACGGGGATGCCCACCACCTGGTGCGGGGCGAGCCACGCCGGGAACGCACCCGCGTAGTGCTCGAGGAGAACGCCGAAGAAGCGCTCGATGGAGCCGAAGAGGGCGCGGTGAATCATCACCGGACGCTTCTTTGTGCCGTCGGAGGCGGTGTAGGTCAGGTCGAAGCGCTCGGGCAGGTTGAAGTCGAGCTGCACGGTGGACATCTGCCACGTGCGGCCGATGGCGTCGCGCGCCTGCACCGAAATCTTCGGCCCGTAGAACGCCGCTCCCGCCGGATCCGGCACGAGCTCGAGGCCGGACTTCTCCGCCACCGACTGCAGGATGGAGGTTGAGCGCTCCCAGATCTCGTCGTTGCCGATGTACTTGTCCGGGTCCTTGGTGGACAGCTCCAGGTAGAAGTCGTCCAGGCCGTAGTCCTGCAGGAGGGAAATGATGAACTCGAGCACACTGGTCAGCTCGGTCTCGAGCTGGTCCTCGGTGCAGTAGATGTGGGCGTCGTCCTGGGTGAATCCGCGGGCGCGGGTCAGGCCGTGGATCACACCCGACTTTTCGTAGCGGTAGACGGTGCCGAACTCGAACAGCCGCAGTGGCAGCTCGCGGTAGGAGCGCCCGCGAGAATCGAAGATGAGGTTGTGCATCGGGCAGTTCATCGGCTTGACGTAGTAGTCCTGCGGCTGCTTAACCACGTTGCCGTCCTCGTCGGTTTCCCCGTCGAGCTTCATCGGGGGGAACATGCCGTCCGCGTACCAGTCCAGGTGGCCCGACTTGGAAAACAGCGTCCCCTTGGTCACGTGCGGGGTGTTGACGAAGGAGTAGCCGGCCTCGAGGTGGCGGCGGCGCGAGTGGTCCTCCATGGCGAGGCGGACGATGCCGCCGTCCGGGTGGAACACCGGCAGGCCCGAGCCGAGCTCGTCGGGGAAGGAGAACAGGTCCATCTCGTTGCCCAGGCGGCGGTGGTCGCGCTTCTCGGCCTCGCGGAGCATGTGGAGGTGCTCGTCGAGACGCTCCTTGGATTCCCAGGCGGTGCCGTAGATGCGCTGCAGGCCGGCGTTGTTCTGGTCCCCGCGCCAGTAGGCCGCCGACGAGCGCGTGAGCGCGAACGCCGGGATGTACTTGGTCGTGGGCACGTGGGGGCCGCGGCACAGGTCGTGCCATTCGACGTCCCCGGTGCGCGGGTTGACGTTGTCGTAGTGCGTCAGCTCCCCCGCCCCAACTTCGGTAGCCTCGTCCGAGTTCGGGTCGACATTTCCCTTGTCGTTGATCAGCTCGAGCTTGTAGGGCTCGTCTTTGAGGTCCTCGGCCGCCTCCTCGGCGGAAGCGTAGACGCCGCGGACGAACTTCTGGCCCTGCTTGATGATCTTCTTCATCCGCTTTTCCAGCGTGACCAGATCCTCCGGGGTGAACGGCTCCGCGACGTCGAAATCGTAGTAGAAACCGTCGTTAATCGCGGGGCCGATGCCCAGCTTGGTACCCGGGAACTCCGCCTGCACGGCCTGGGCGAGGACGTGCGCCGCGGAGTGGCGGATGACGGAGCGTCCGAGCTCGGTGTTGGCGGCAACCGGCATGAAGGTGGCGTCGGCGTCGGGCACGTGCGAGAGGTCTTTGAGCTGGCCGGTTTCGTCCTGGACGCACACGACGGCGTCATCGCCCTTGTTGGGGAATCCGAGGTCCTTCATCGCGGCGCCGACGGCGGTGCCGGCGGGCACGGTGAAGGGCGCCAGTTCTACGGCGGTCTGTTCGCTGGACTCGGGGTGTGACATGGTCGGATGCGCTCCTTTTGCGCTCACGGGGTGCGACATACCTGGCCGCACCCCTGCATGAATTTTTCTCGTCGAGACAGCGCCCCATCCTACCCGCGGCGGGCGGACAGGACGGACTCGCCCCAGTACTCGTCGCGGCCTTTTTCTAGCCCCGTGCCCGGGGGAACCCAGTACACGGCGGAGCCGATGTGGGTGATCCACGTGTTGAGGCGGTCGACCTCGTCCAGGCGGGCCTGCACGGGCACGAACTGCACGTCGGGGTCTTTTTGGAACGCGATGAATATCAGCCCCGCGTTGGACAGCTTCCCGCTGCCGGGGTCGGGCGGGAGGCTGTAGTTGTACGGGCGCCGCTTGAACCGCTGCTCCGGGTGGTCGGCCGGCGGCATGGACCGCGCCATGTGCGAGTTCTTGTCGATCACGGGCAGGCCGAACCCGTCCGTCGCCCCCATGTCGGGCGCGGTGAATTCGCCGCCGCCCGACAGTGGGGCCCCGGTGTCTAGGGTGCGGCCGACCGCTTCCTCGCCTGACGCGCGGTCGAGCAGCTCCCACTCGTCTAAATCCATCGCGATTCTGCGCACCACGAGCGAGGTGCTACCCGCGAAGCCGTCCGGCCCGTCGATCCACACCTGCTCCGCGTACTCGGTGTCCGTGCGCGGATTGACCGTGCCGTCGACCTGGCCGAAGAGGTTGCGCGGG containing:
- a CDS encoding HIT family protein — encoded protein: MQRAGDNGEPHVDSGVGTPDRLERLWAPYRSSYITEAVDGDRFQDPFVAAPQGSDEDGLIVARGETVYALLNLYPYNSGHLMVVPYRKVAELENLTDQESRELMEFAQKAVRTLKAVSHPEAINVGLNLGKASGGSVGDHLHLHVVPRWAGDANFMTVIGGAKVLPQLLKDTRKLLADAWPGTPENGGGTDA
- the pgsA gene encoding phosphatidylinositol phosphate synthase gives rise to the protein MLSVHGREPAAVVVEPVARGLLRAGLTPNVTTLVGTVATVLVSVVLIPLDHLVWAALLSAFFAAFDMVDGTMARLGGGGTAFGATLDASCDRITDGALFGAIALWFIYVDGAPSVTVAVTLAVLVLAQVTSYIKARGEAGGLRIVGGLIERPERLIAACVGLVLEGAGVSGALAGAMWVLLVGSGITVVQRLVLAARDPHAHDRMAPPEGAPR
- the thrS gene encoding threonine--tRNA ligase, which encodes MSHPESSEQTAVELAPFTVPAGTAVGAAMKDLGFPNKGDDAVVCVQDETGQLKDLSHVPDADATFMPVAANTELGRSVIRHSAAHVLAQAVQAEFPGTKLGIGPAINDGFYYDFDVAEPFTPEDLVTLEKRMKKIIKQGQKFVRGVYASAEEAAEDLKDEPYKLELINDKGNVDPNSDEATEVGAGELTHYDNVNPRTGDVEWHDLCRGPHVPTTKYIPAFALTRSSAAYWRGDQNNAGLQRIYGTAWESKERLDEHLHMLREAEKRDHRRLGNEMDLFSFPDELGSGLPVFHPDGGIVRLAMEDHSRRRHLEAGYSFVNTPHVTKGTLFSKSGHLDWYADGMFPPMKLDGETDEDGNVVKQPQDYYVKPMNCPMHNLIFDSRGRSYRELPLRLFEFGTVYRYEKSGVIHGLTRARGFTQDDAHIYCTEDQLETELTSVLEFIISLLQDYGLDDFYLELSTKDPDKYIGNDEIWERSTSILQSVAEKSGLELVPDPAGAAFYGPKISVQARDAIGRTWQMSTVQLDFNLPERFDLTYTASDGTKKRPVMIHRALFGSIERFFGVLLEHYAGAFPAWLAPHQVVGIPVADDFAPHLDAVTQRLRARGIRAEVDHSDDRMQKKIRNHTTSKVPFMLLAGARDVEADAVSFRFLDGSQINGVPVAEAVDIISAWVDEHINEQPSEESVAARRG
- a CDS encoding phosphatidylinositol mannoside acyltransferase → MTAAAYIAAWKIIGRLPGRVADTLFSLGADWASDKGKGMEMLRRNLARVVGVENVDQDLVRASVRSYARYWKEAFRLPTLAGDPEVVERIREGIEGLEHLERAYGQGKGVILALPHSGNWDMAGMWLVQNYGTFATVAERLKPESLFDAFVRYRESLGFEVLPLTGGREAPYERLREVLESGGIVCLMGERDLTSSGVPVMFFGEETTMPAGPAKLAIDTGAALLPVHSWFEGTDRDPAWGLKAESPIEVTDVAETTQRLADRFAANIAEHPADWHMLQPMWPVDKPKRSRRRELR